The Saprospiraceae bacterium genomic interval CTGGGCTTGGTGTATTTGTCAATTACTATCAAGTTTTAGATGGGAGAAATATAGGTAAATCAACGGGATTTACAGCAGGCCTCACTTATCAATTTTCTGTTTCAAATTCAAATCCTACAAATCAATGAAAAATTTTAAAATCATATTACTAACATTTGTTAGTTTCATTCTGATATTCAATGCGTGCGAAGAAGATTTTCCAAACTACATTGAATACAATTCCTATTCTTGGTCCGGGTTGGATATCACCGCAGGAGATTGGAGGCCCGTTTTGCTCAACAGCAATGAACAAATTGTAATTCCACAGCCAACGGATATACAATCGGATGCGTACAAAGCGGAATTGGCACAGTTAAAATCAACTGTAGCTTCATTAACTGGCGCTCAGCGCGAAGCGATAAACTACTGGACGAACAATCCCATCATCCGCTGGAATGAAATTTCAAGGGAATTGGCGGCCAAGTACAACTTAACACCGGCTCCGAATGCCGATGGAACATACCCTGGACCCAATCCAGCCACTCCAGATAAATATCCATTATTTCCTTTTTCTCATCCTCCATATTCTTGCAGAGCTTTTGCTTATTTGGCCGTTTCCCAATTTGATGCTCTGATTTCCGGTTGGCATTATAAATATAAATTCAACCGGCCAGCCATTTCATCAACCGATGCCAGCATTCCGCAAGCATTCCCAACAAATGCTTTGCCTTCCTACCCTTCAGATGCTGCTATTGTTGCTTCTGTCTCACAAGCCATCCTGACTGCTTTATTTCCCCTGGAAAAATCGTATTTGGAAGAACGGGCAAACGAAGCAAGGAATGTTGCATTGTGGTCAGGTGTAAATGTTCAAAGCGACATAGATGCCGGAAAAATTCTCGGCGAAGAAGTAGCAAAAATTTCATTAGCCCGTGCTAAAACCGACGGGATGTCTGCTGCACAAACTCCAAAACCAATTTCTGATTCCATTAAACAACTAGCTTTCAATACGTTCGGCTGGTCATGGACGAATCAGGAAACGCCCATACGCCCTGTAGGAATAACACCATTATTTGGAAAAGTTAAAACATGGGCCGTCGCTGATGTTACCGCCATAAGACCTCCTGTACCTCCAAAACCAGGCTCGGCTGAATTCGAAGTTGCGGCCAAGGAATTGCGTGACATTTCGGAAAACTTAACTTCTGAACAAAGGAAAATTGCAAATTGGTGGGCTGATGGATTGAATACATATACCCCACCTGGTCACTGGAACCGATTTGCATGCGATCAGCTCATCGAAAGTCAAGTTAATCCGGTAAGAAGTGCCAGGACTTTGGCTTATCTGAACATGGGAATCATGGATGCAGGCATAGCTTGCTGGGATTCAAAATATTACTACCATTATCCCAGGCCTATTGAAGTTATATCCGGTTATAAGACGATTTTAGGTACACCAAATTTCCCTAGTTACACCTCAGGACATGCGACTTTTTCTTCAGCAGCTTCAGAAATTTTGTCCTATTTATATCCTGTTAGCGCTGCAAAATTTAATAATTATGCGATAGAAGCTTCTGATTCGCGTATTTATGCCGGAATCCATTTTAGATTTGATGCCACTGAAGGATTAATTCAAGGAAAAAAAGTTGCTGCTGCGGTTATCGACATAGCCAAAGTCGATGGTGCAAATTGATTTTTAATAAATTGAAAGAAGCATAAATAAGTTTTTTGGATGTAACAAATTCATTTATTTCAAAGAGCATAAAAGCCGGTTAAGTAATCGGCTTTTATCTTTAATACCTGTATCAGAGTATTTGCCATCACACAAGTCCACCATTGCATTGGAATGTCATGGTAACAAATTTAAAAAAGAAATCAGAATGTAAATTCTCCGATATATAATCTGACAAAAATAAATCTGAAAAGAATTTAAAAATCAAAATACGTCATTTCTGCTATTGCCTATTGATATGAGTGGAGGAGTTGCGCTTGCATATTTGCAAAAATGTTTCCACAAGCATACTAACCAAATTCCAGGATCTTTCGAATATCACTGTACAACTGAATTCATCGGTATTTCAAAGCCACCAATCACATCAGGTTGAAGAAAGCCGGCATTTTCTGCGATGACCAGATGCTGAATTCATTTGATGATTTGGATCGCCCATGTACTAATGTAAAATCATCAATTTTACGGGTTGCCTCCCCTTGATATGCAAAAGATACATCCCCTTTATGAAATGATCCAGTTGAATGATTTCCTTTTCATCACGAACTTCTTTGCGCAAGATCAATTGATTCATCAGATCGTAAATGGAAATCTCTACCGGGAAAATGGACCGAGGTTCATTGAGTTGGATATAATCAAGAGCAGGATTGGGAAAAATGCTGGCCGTTTCCGTTTCGCTTTGATTTTGAGTTGAGGTTACATTACAGGCACATGGAATTTTCTCAGTACTGATCACAAGATTGTCAAAATAACGCTCTTGTTCAACCGGCGAACCAGCATTCCAGTAATTCTCAAAAAAGATGGCATTGATGTGCAGATTATTGGGGTTATCATTCCAGGTGCTGTGCCAATCCAGATTGGTCGAAGACGCCTGCAGCGTATCGTTGATCCAAAATTCAAAAACTCCATCCTTGAGTCCGGGCGTATTTAATTTGACATGGCCAACAATACAATACCATTTTGCAGAATTTTCTGATTGGTAAAGTGGAATATTACCCGCTTTAAATCCCAGCCACCGCAGATTGGCAAAATCATTGTATTTCGTTGCTTTCAATTTTCCATCGGTACCAATTCCCGTTGCAGGA includes:
- a CDS encoding T9SS type A sorting domain-containing protein; translated protein: MNFSSLGIYCIYGFVLYGSSPLLAQCFSCKQAPPGTIWCDDFEEDIPMSQKYFEYNHNGGDFIRLENVGRDLSYGMRVKWQKGEVGAGSLSKSFGKTPDSYIGRNAAHPGESFTEIFWRMDVKSQDGWVGGGPAKLSRAMCLANSNWAQGMMAHLWSGGPNDHYLGMDPATGIGTDGKLKATKYNDFANLRWLGFKAGNIPLYQSENSAKWYCIVGHVKLNTPGLKDGVFEFWINDTLQASSTNLDWHSTWNDNPNNLHINAIFFENYWNAGSPVEQERYFDNLVISTEKIPCACNVTSTQNQSETETASIFPNPALDYIQLNEPRSIFPVEISIYDLMNQLILRKEVRDEKEIIQLDHFIKGMYLLHIKGRQPVKLMILH
- a CDS encoding phosphatase PAP2 family protein; amino-acid sequence: MKNFKIILLTFVSFILIFNACEEDFPNYIEYNSYSWSGLDITAGDWRPVLLNSNEQIVIPQPTDIQSDAYKAELAQLKSTVASLTGAQREAINYWTNNPIIRWNEISRELAAKYNLTPAPNADGTYPGPNPATPDKYPLFPFSHPPYSCRAFAYLAVSQFDALISGWHYKYKFNRPAISSTDASIPQAFPTNALPSYPSDAAIVASVSQAILTALFPLEKSYLEERANEARNVALWSGVNVQSDIDAGKILGEEVAKISLARAKTDGMSAAQTPKPISDSIKQLAFNTFGWSWTNQETPIRPVGITPLFGKVKTWAVADVTAIRPPVPPKPGSAEFEVAAKELRDISENLTSEQRKIANWWADGLNTYTPPGHWNRFACDQLIESQVNPVRSARTLAYLNMGIMDAGIACWDSKYYYHYPRPIEVISGYKTILGTPNFPSYTSGHATFSSAASEILSYLYPVSAAKFNNYAIEASDSRIYAGIHFRFDATEGLIQGKKVAAAVIDIAKVDGAN